From Deltaproteobacteria bacterium HGW-Deltaproteobacteria-6:
CGGTGATTGATGCAGTGAAAAATATTGTAAGCTGATAGAAAGTTGTAAGGAAGACACAGAAAGAAATTTAAGAAGGGAGGACACGACCATGATCACAACGCACAAGTTTCATTACCGGGCGTATCAGAAATTCAGTGGAATTCTGATGCTGTCGGCCTGGGGTTTCATTCTGGTGATCGCTTCTTTCCTGTTCCTCTGGCTGGGGTACAAACTCGACTCGTATCTGGGCACCGCGCCAAACTTCATGTTCGGTTTGTTCTTTCTGGCGATCTTCCTCTGTGTCATGAGACTCTACAACGAAGCAAAGAAAAAAATGAAAGAGTTATAGCCGCTGCAGAAAAACATGATCTGTCTATATAACGCCCCCTCAGGTTCATTGGACTGAGGGGGTTTTTATTATTGGGGAAAATATTTTTATCAAACCGGATTCGGCAGTTAGCGGGCAGGTCCGGCGCCAGCTTCTTATGCCGGTTATAAACATGATTGACTAACGACTGGGGCGCTAGTAAGATAACGAATTATACACAGCTGTATCACAGCCTGCCAAAGGAGGATCTCATGGATTTGCTTATTGAATGTGCCATCAAGCTAGTCACCTATACGATTGCGGCAATGATTGTTGCCGGCATTCTCAGATTTTTTCTCGGAAAAACATTGACCGTCAAATTGTTCGTATGGCTTGCGCCCGGTTTGGTAATGGTTATTCTGGCGGGTTTCATCGGCGGCCGAATGGCCGGAAGCGATGCTTTATGGCCGAAGTTTATCGTCCTTTTCGGAATGCTGATTATGATTGCCAACTTCATTATCGTCGGCAAAAAGCTGATCGTGCAAATCCTGCAGATCGCCGGCGAGTTGAATGAATCGACGGGTGAAATGAATTCCGCGGCAACCCTTGTATCCAATGCCACCGGGGTACTGGCGGAAGGGACGTCCTCTCAGGCGGCGGCCATCGAACAGTCATCTTCGTCCCTGGAAGAAATGTCCGCCATGACGACCGGCAACGCGGAAAACGCCACTCAGGCAAAAAACCTCATGGCTGAAACCCGGGCTATCGTAACCAAAGTAAACGAACACATGAGCAACATGGCAGAAGCAATCCAGAAGGTGACTAAGACCAGCGAGGAGACCGGTAAAATCATCAAGACCATCGACGAAATCGCCTTTCAGACAAACCTCCTGGCTTTGAATGCGGCGGTGGAAGCCGCCCGTGCAGGGGAAGCAGGCGCGGGATTTGCCGTGGTCGCTGACGAAGTCAGGAATCTGGCCCAGCGTTCGGCGGATGCAGCTAAAAACACGCAGACCCTTATTGAAAACACCATTGCCGTGGTCAAGGAAAGCAGTGATCTGACCCGGCTGACGCAAAATGCCTTTGCGGAAAACGTGGAAATTGCCGGTAAGGTTGAGGAACTGGTCAAGGAAATCGCCGCCGCATCGGTCGAACAGGCCCAGGGAATCAGTCAAATCAACAAGGCAGTTGCCGCTCTTGACCGGGTAACCCAGGAGAATGCCTCTACGGCTGAAGAATCCGCCAGTGCCGCGGAGGAGATGAGCGCCCAGTCGGAGCAAATCAAGCGAATTGTTAAACGGCTGGTTGCTGTTGTCGAAGGAAAGGCCGACGGGGTAAAGAATATCTCATCATCTCCCGGAACCCGTATGCAGCGGGCGCGGAAAACCGGCGCGACTCAAGGGGCGTCCCGCAAGGCTCCCGTTAAAGCACTGCCGGCCGCTGCCGGAAAAGCGGCAGCCGGTCGCACTCAGACGCATCAAGTAAAACCGGAAGAGATCATTCCCTTTGGAAAAGATGAGTTCAGGGATTTCTAGTCCGGCTATGGGAGAAATAAATGATTTCGCGCATTGACCATGTATCCATTGCGGTAAAAGATCAGGAAAAGGCCGCGCATTTCTTTCAAGACATTCTGGGAGCCGTCGCGGGAACTTGTGCGGCCGATCCCGTAACCCGGTATTTCTGGCAGCTGTTTTCGCTGGGCGATTTGTCCCGTCTGGAAATTATTTCACCCACAGGCCCCGGAAGTTTTCTGGACGGTTTCCTGAAATCCAGAGAAGCAGGCGTCCATCACATCACCCTTCAGACACCGGATATCAAAAAGGCCATGGCCCATCTTGAAGCGCACGGCGTTCCCTTCTTCGGTTACAATGAATATCCGGAAGGCGTCTGGACGGAAATATTCATCCACCCCCGCGACGCCTTCGGCGTCCTCATTCAGATCGCCCAATTCGAATCCGACGACTGGCTTTCCGAACATGTGAAATTCCCCGCGGGAACCAGATGGCAGGTTGAGAAGACCCAAACCGGCGCAACTCTGACATTTGCTCATCCCGGCGGCGGCAAGGTTGCCCTGGAGATGGACCGTAAAGCGCTTCAGCAATTGAAGGAATCACTGGAAAACGCGCTGGCATAAGATCCGGTTTTTTTGAATTGCTGTAATAAGCGGATCTCACAAGGTGAGCCTTAATTTATTTTGCCCCTCTTCCCAAGAGTAGTCGTGGCTTACCGCCAGCTTCCCGACAATCATCATGGGGAGATCGTCATCGCCTGCACCCTCGAATGGATTAAAGGGTTCACCTCTGTAATAAATCACAATCTCAATTGCGCCGTCCTGTTCGGAATAACCGACCGTGACCGTCAAATCAACAGACTCCCCGGGTCTTTTAATCAGCTTATTGACGATCAACTCTTCCAGCACAAGCTGGATATTGAATATCTGTTTTTCAGAAAGGAACTGTTTGCGCCCGAATGTTTCAATTTCCGCATGAAGATTGTATAGATCAAAAGACCGGGACCGGATTTTATAGGTAAAGATTTTGACATGATGAATAAAGGCGCGCGTCTTGTCCTTTTGAGGATGGTTAAAGACCTGATCGGGTGTTCCTTCCTCAAAGATAATCCCTTCATCCATGTATAAAACACGTGTGGAGACATCTTTCGCGAATTTCATTTCATGGGTGACAATCATCATGGTCATCCCGTCTGCCGCCAGCTTGCGGATAACCGCCAGCACCTCGCTGATCATGGTCGGGTCAAGCGCGGAAGTCGGCTCGTCAAACAGCACGATCTCCGGCTTCATGGCCAGCGTTCTGGCAATGGCCACCCGCTGCTTCTGACCGCCCGACAACTCGTCGGGATAGGCATACGCTTTTTCCGCGAGCCCCACCATGGCCAATAGCTTCATGCCCTCATCAAAAGCATCCTGACGGTTCATCTTTAGCAAATCAACCGGCCCGAGCATGATGTTTTCAATCACCATCAAATGCGAAAAAAGATTAAAGGACTGGAAAACCATGCCCATCTTCTGACGAAGTTTGAAGACATTGGTTTTTTTATCAAGAAGGTTGACGTCGTCAATGATAATTTCGCCGCCTTCCGGCTCCTCCAGAAGGTTGAGACAGCGCAACAAGGTGCTCTTGCCGGTGCCGGACGGGCCGATGACGGCAATCACCTCACCTTTTTTAATTTCAACATTGACATCTTTCAGGACGGCCAGATCGCCAAAGTGTTTGGATAAATTTTTCACGCTGATCATCGGATCACCACGCCTTTCACCACCCTCTTCCGCCACTTCGGATCAATCCGCATTTCCACCCGTGACAACAGAAAAGCCATCACATAGGCGATGGTAAAATAAATCAGGGCGGTGGCGATAAGGGGAAAGAAAGCCTCATAAGTGCGGCTGCGGATAATATCGCTGATTTTGGTCAGATCCTGAATGGCAATGTAACCGACCACCGATGTCATCTTGAGCATGGAGATAAACTCGCCTTTGAACACCGGCAGGACGTGCTTTGCCGCCTGCGGCAGAGTGATTCTGGCAAAGACCTGAATCCTGTTAAAGCCAATGGCATAAGCGGCTTCATGCTGCCCCTTATCCACCGCGTCAATGCCTGTTCTCATCATCTCCGATACGTAAGCGGCAAAGTTTATGGAAAAACCGATAATGGCCACCACAATCGCATTAATATCCATACTGCCGAAAACGATGTAGTATAAAATCATCAGCAGCACGACAATGGGAGTTCCCTGAATCGCACGGATAAAGACTCTGGCCGGAATATTCGCCACCCTTGTTTTCGCCCGGCGCATCATGCAGACGATAAATCCAAGAACAGTGCCCAAAACAGCCGAGAGAATGGATATCAGGATAGTGACCCACAGGCCCTGCAAGACGAGCTTGTAGCGATCTTCAACCATGAAGGTCCGCTGGAAGCTCTTCCCCAGGCCCGCCCAGATACTTTTGCCTCCGGCGTTTTCCCGGGCATCGGCGCCTGCCGCCACCATAACAACGATGCCGCCCGTGTAATTGGGAACACTGAAAAGGACCGACCTGGCCCGTTCTTTGGTGACTGTGAAACCACCAACGGCCATATCACTTTTCCCGGACATCAGCGACGGAATGACTGCAGCAACATCCATATCAGCAATTTCGAGTGTCCGGCCGAGTTTCGAGGCAATGATCATGGCAATCTCAATATCATACCCCA
This genomic window contains:
- a CDS encoding amino acid ABC transporter ATP-binding protein is translated as MISVKNLSKHFGDLAVLKDVNVEIKKGEVIAVIGPSGTGKSTLLRCLNLLEEPEGGEIIIDDVNLLDKKTNVFKLRQKMGMVFQSFNLFSHLMVIENIMLGPVDLLKMNRQDAFDEGMKLLAMVGLAEKAYAYPDELSGGQKQRVAIARTLAMKPEIVLFDEPTSALDPTMISEVLAVIRKLAADGMTMMIVTHEMKFAKDVSTRVLYMDEGIIFEEGTPDQVFNHPQKDKTRAFIHHVKIFTYKIRSRSFDLYNLHAEIETFGRKQFLSEKQIFNIQLVLEELIVNKLIKRPGESVDLTVTVGYSEQDGAIEIVIYYRGEPFNPFEGAGDDDLPMMIVGKLAVSHDYSWEEGQNKLRLTL